In Salmo trutta chromosome 28, fSalTru1.1, whole genome shotgun sequence, one DNA window encodes the following:
- the LOC115165774 gene encoding F-box only protein 6 isoform X1: MLPVLPLDVLEEMLLNVPPQQVVCVCRLVCREWKEVVDSDSLWRERCRREGYQTCDATKLPKDWRLFYFLFKKRRNLLKNPRADDKFKGWQIMENGGDKWKIEPVEEVPLPDNTVQKYFATSYLTCRKSQLIDLEKEGYRPSFMDDFQPDIIISDWYAPRWDCGSEYEICVELLNRKKKPIKKFSPDTVVFQQWNDQKWNQMTHVFKNYGPGVRYIRFIHGGNDTQFWAGWYGIRVTNSSVEIFPSVDR, encoded by the exons ATGCTACCTGTGCTCCCTCTTGATGTCCTGGAGGAGATGCTCCTAAATGTCCCTCCACAGCAGGTGGTGTGTGTCTGTCGACTTGTGTGTCGTGAGTGGAAAGAAGTGGTGGACAGTGATTCTCTTTGGAGAGAGAGGTGCCGAAGAGAAGGATACCAGACATGTGATGCCACTAAATTGCCTAAAGACTGGCGTTTGTTTTACTTCTTGTTTAAGAAGAGACGTAATCTTCTTAAGAACCCCAGAGCAGATG ataaATTCAAGGGCTGGCAAATTATGGAGAATGGAGGGGATAAATGGAAAATAGAGCCAGTGGAAGAAGTGCCGCTTCCTGACAACACGGTCCAAAAATACTTTGCGACTTCTTACTT GACCTGCAGGAAGTCTCAGCTGATTGACTTGGAGAAAGAGGGTTACAGGCCTTCTTTCATGGATGACTTTCAACCTGACATCATAATATCCGACTG GTATGCTCCACGCTGGGACTGTGGATCTGAATATGAGATCTGTGTTGAGTTGCTAAATCGTAAGAAGAAGCCAATTAAGAAGTTTAGTCCAGATACTGTTGTCTTTCAACAGTGGAATGATCAGAAATGGAATCAG ATGACTCATGTGTTCAAGAATTATGGACCAGGTGTGCGTTACATCCGATTCATTCATGGAGGAAATGACACTCAGTTCTGGGCCGGCTGGTATGGAATTCGGGTCACCAACAGTAGCGTCGAGATATTCCCATCGGTGGACAGATAG
- the LOC115165774 gene encoding F-box only protein 6 isoform X2, which produces MLPVLPLDVLEEMLLNVPPQQVVCVCRLVCREWKEVVDSDSLWRERCRREGYQTCDATKLPKDWRLFYFLFKKRRNLLKNPRADDKFKGWQIMENGGDKWKIEPVEEVPLPDNTVQKYFATSYLTCRKSQLIDLEKEGYRPSFMDDFQPDIIISDWYAPRWDCGSEYEICVELLNRKKKPIKKFSPDTVVFQQWNDQKWNQTFSVTALHKKNVHTKQLKVK; this is translated from the exons ATGCTACCTGTGCTCCCTCTTGATGTCCTGGAGGAGATGCTCCTAAATGTCCCTCCACAGCAGGTGGTGTGTGTCTGTCGACTTGTGTGTCGTGAGTGGAAAGAAGTGGTGGACAGTGATTCTCTTTGGAGAGAGAGGTGCCGAAGAGAAGGATACCAGACATGTGATGCCACTAAATTGCCTAAAGACTGGCGTTTGTTTTACTTCTTGTTTAAGAAGAGACGTAATCTTCTTAAGAACCCCAGAGCAGATG ataaATTCAAGGGCTGGCAAATTATGGAGAATGGAGGGGATAAATGGAAAATAGAGCCAGTGGAAGAAGTGCCGCTTCCTGACAACACGGTCCAAAAATACTTTGCGACTTCTTACTT GACCTGCAGGAAGTCTCAGCTGATTGACTTGGAGAAAGAGGGTTACAGGCCTTCTTTCATGGATGACTTTCAACCTGACATCATAATATCCGACTG GTATGCTCCACGCTGGGACTGTGGATCTGAATATGAGATCTGTGTTGAGTTGCTAAATCGTAAGAAGAAGCCAATTAAGAAGTTTAGTCCAGATACTGTTGTCTTTCAACAGTGGAATGATCAGAAATGGAATCAG ACATTTTCAGTGACTGCATTGCACAAAAAAAATGTGCACACTAAACAATTGAAAGTTAAATAG